From one Acidobacteriota bacterium genomic stretch:
- a CDS encoding Gfo/Idh/MocA family oxidoreductase — protein sequence MTEQLNQLPGIAVVGAGYWGVNHVRNFYQLGALQTVCDANIASLQKISETFPDVNIETDFEKVLADSAIQGVVIATPAESHFRLASRALKAGKHLLVEKPLTLNVEEGEQLVALAGEQQRVLMVGHLLEFHPAVLRLREFIESGELGELHYIYSNRLNLGKIRREENILWSFAPHDIAIILRLVGELPSRVSATGGAYLQPQIADVTVTNMEFPHGTRAQIFVSWLHPYKEQRMVIVGSKKMAVFDDVRKENKLMTYEHVIEFVEGEPVMKKGEGIPVELESAEPLKRECQHFLECIQTGKQPLTDGESGVRVLRILEAAEQSLEQQGAPVAL from the coding sequence GTGACTGAGCAACTAAATCAACTTCCCGGAATTGCGGTTGTTGGCGCAGGATACTGGGGCGTAAATCATGTGAGAAATTTTTATCAGCTTGGCGCATTGCAAACGGTCTGTGATGCCAATATCGCATCGCTGCAAAAAATTTCCGAGACCTTTCCTGATGTAAACATTGAAACCGATTTTGAGAAGGTACTCGCCGATTCTGCAATTCAAGGCGTGGTCATTGCGACCCCTGCCGAAAGCCATTTTCGTCTGGCATCGCGAGCCTTAAAAGCCGGTAAACACTTGCTTGTTGAAAAGCCTTTGACCCTGAATGTCGAAGAAGGCGAACAACTGGTGGCGCTCGCTGGCGAACAACAACGGGTTTTAATGGTCGGGCATCTACTCGAATTTCACCCGGCAGTTCTGCGTTTGCGCGAATTTATCGAATCGGGTGAACTCGGCGAATTGCACTACATCTATTCCAACCGCTTGAATCTCGGAAAAATTCGTCGGGAAGAAAATATTTTATGGAGCTTTGCGCCGCACGACATCGCGATTATTTTGCGTCTGGTCGGTGAACTCCCCAGTCGTGTGAGCGCGACGGGCGGCGCTTATCTGCAACCCCAAATTGCCGATGTGACGGTCACCAATATGGAATTTCCACACGGCACACGGGCGCAGATTTTTGTCAGTTGGCTGCATCCTTATAAAGAACAGCGCATGGTGATTGTCGGCTCAAAAAAAATGGCAGTGTTTGATGATGTGCGCAAAGAGAATAAGCTAATGACTTATGAACACGTCATCGAATTTGTCGAAGGCGAACCGGTCATGAAGAAAGGTGAAGGCATCCCGGTTGAATTGGAAAGCGCAGAACCACTCAAACGCGAATGCCAGCATTTTTTAGAGTGCATTCAAACCGGTAAACAACCGTTGACGGATGGCGAAAGCGGCGTGCGCGTATTACGCATACTCGAAGCCGCCGAGCAATCATTAGAACAACAGGGTGCGCCGGTGGCGCTCTGA
- a CDS encoding acyltransferase, which produces MEKNYFVHESSYVDEPCEIGEGTKIWHFSHVMKNSRIGKGCNIGQNVVISPDVTIGNNVKIQNNVSVYTGVILEDDVFCGPSMVFTNVVNPRSQVSRKDEYRATLVKKGASIGANATVVCGHTVGQYAFIGAGAVVTKDVPDYALIIGNPGRLVGWMCQCGIKLKFVTGEVDGEATCAACSRHYVKTSNVVSEA; this is translated from the coding sequence ATGGAAAAAAATTATTTCGTTCATGAATCAAGTTACGTTGATGAACCTTGCGAAATCGGCGAGGGCACGAAAATCTGGCATTTTTCTCATGTGATGAAGAACAGCCGCATCGGCAAAGGCTGCAACATCGGGCAAAACGTCGTCATTTCGCCGGATGTGACGATTGGTAATAACGTCAAAATTCAAAACAACGTCTCGGTTTATACGGGCGTGATTTTGGAAGACGATGTTTTTTGCGGACCTTCGATGGTCTTTACCAACGTCGTCAATCCCCGCAGTCAGGTGTCGCGCAAAGATGAATACCGCGCGACGCTGGTAAAAAAAGGCGCATCAATTGGCGCGAATGCTACGGTGGTGTGCGGGCATACGGTTGGACAGTATGCGTTTATTGGCGCGGGCGCGGTCGTGACCAAAGATGTACCCGATTATGCATTGATTATCGGCAATCCCGGACGCCTTGTTGGTTGGATGTGCCAATGCGGCATCAAGTTGAAATTCGTTACGGGTGAGGTTGATGGGGAAGCGACTTGCGCAGCGTGCAGCAGGCATTATGTGAAAACAAGCAATGTCGTATCTGAAGCTTAA
- a CDS encoding DUF3006 domain-containing protein: MSKKSDDDKPEATKAKEHTLKIYIDRIEDAIATVVMSDDDSVHFNIPASYLPEGAEDGDHFQLIFKADKASAKEIQTKAEDLLKDLLGQK; this comes from the coding sequence ATGAGCAAAAAAAGCGATGACGACAAACCGGAAGCAACAAAAGCGAAAGAGCATACATTGAAAATCTACATCGACCGCATCGAAGACGCCATTGCCACGGTGGTAATGAGCGATGATGACAGCGTGCATTTCAATATACCGGCGTCATATTTACCCGAAGGCGCAGAAGACGGCGATCATTTTCAATTGATTTTCAAAGCCGATAAAGCAAGCGCCAAAGAAATCCAAACCAAAGCCGAAGATTTGCTCAAGGATTTGTTAGGGCAAAAGTAA
- the purM gene encoding phosphoribosylformylglycinamidine cyclo-ligase has protein sequence MKEQISYKDAGVDIDAANVATSRIKQLAKATFTPNVISEIGSFGGMFRADFGEMREPVLVSSADGVGTKLRAAFMTGIHNTVGYDLVCHCVNDILVQGARPLFFMDYFATGKLSPDVLTQVIEGLARGCKENGCALIGGETAEMPGFYADGEYDIAGFIVGVVDRAKAIDGARIQVGDVLIALPSVGMHTNGYSLARKLFFEVAKYEADTYVDELDCTAGQELLKPHRSYLQALDGVLDSGIIKGLAHITGGGLLENIPRILPAGTAAKINKGAWPGLPVYELLQRLGKVAEDEMYRAFNMGVGMVAVTSPADAQQLTAHLEAVNEKHYDIGRIIEGEKNVLIS, from the coding sequence ATGAAAGAACAAATCAGTTACAAAGATGCGGGTGTTGATATTGATGCGGCGAATGTCGCGACCTCGCGAATTAAACAACTAGCAAAAGCCACGTTTACGCCGAATGTGATTTCGGAAATCGGTTCATTCGGTGGCATGTTTCGCGCCGATTTCGGCGAGATGCGAGAACCCGTCCTGGTCTCTTCGGCAGACGGCGTCGGCACCAAACTGCGCGCCGCGTTTATGACCGGCATTCATAACACCGTCGGTTATGACCTGGTCTGCCACTGCGTCAACGACATTCTCGTACAGGGCGCGCGACCGTTGTTTTTTATGGACTATTTCGCCACCGGAAAACTTTCACCCGATGTCCTGACGCAAGTCATCGAAGGTTTGGCGCGCGGCTGCAAAGAAAACGGCTGCGCCCTGATAGGCGGCGAAACCGCCGAGATGCCCGGCTTTTATGCTGATGGTGAATATGACATCGCCGGGTTCATCGTCGGAGTGGTTGACCGCGCCAAAGCCATCGATGGTGCGCGCATTCAAGTGGGCGATGTGTTGATTGCCTTGCCTTCGGTTGGCATGCACACCAACGGCTACAGTCTGGCGCGCAAACTCTTTTTTGAAGTTGCAAAGTACGAAGCCGACACCTACGTTGATGAACTCGACTGTACGGCGGGGCAGGAATTATTGAAACCGCATCGCAGCTATTTACAGGCGCTTGACGGGGTGCTCGACTCAGGGATTATCAAAGGTCTGGCGCATATTACGGGTGGCGGCTTGCTCGAAAATATCCCGCGCATTCTGCCCGCGGGAACCGCTGCGAAAATCAACAAAGGCGCGTGGCCGGGGTTGCCGGTTTATGAACTGCTTCAACGACTCGGCAAGGTCGCCGAAGACGAAATGTACAGAGCTTTCAATATGGGCGTCGGCATGGTGGCGGTCACAAGCCCTGCGGATGCTCAACAGTTGACCGCGCACCTTGAAGCGGTCAATGAGAAGCACTACGATATAGGCAGGATAATTGAAGGCGAGAAAAATGTTTTAATCAGTTGA
- a CDS encoding SAM-dependent methyltransferase — translation MVTTKAELTFKHNLNYGRHGWLRLTPAYSVKVVHKILEENRWIRHVLDPFSGSGTTGLACAEQNLNCDLLDINPFLIWFAEVKTANYSEAQCREARIITREIAQKLSEPNYNNELWMPAIKNIERWWPATERALLAGIYDGIHRRFPERTPVSDILLVAFCRTLIEWSNAAFNHQSMSFKESGPSLFDYENRSVLLENYLNLTDRIIESAASYIPGRVQSRLADSRVVHRTQGRLYDCVITSPPYPNRMSYIRELRPYMYWLGYLKEAKEAGELDWQAIGGTWGIATSRLAKWQPEGEAIRHAGFYLMIDKIAENSPLLANYVHKYFVDVVTHLHSVKQILRPGGKIFYVIGNSKFYDTLVPVEKIYADILRQLEFDKIEIEALRKRNSKKELVEFLVSAEKL, via the coding sequence ATGGTAACAACAAAAGCTGAATTGACATTCAAACATAATCTGAACTATGGAAGACATGGTTGGCTGAGACTCACCCCTGCTTATTCGGTAAAAGTCGTTCACAAAATTCTTGAAGAAAATCGTTGGATTAGACATGTCCTTGATCCGTTTTCAGGTAGCGGTACAACCGGATTAGCCTGCGCAGAGCAGAATTTAAACTGCGATTTGTTGGATATTAATCCTTTTTTAATCTGGTTTGCAGAAGTTAAAACGGCAAACTATAGCGAAGCGCAATGTAGGGAAGCGCGAATCATAACTAGAGAGATTGCGCAAAAACTCAGTGAACCGAACTACAATAATGAATTGTGGATGCCCGCAATTAAAAATATAGAGCGTTGGTGGCCAGCAACAGAACGCGCACTGCTGGCAGGAATTTATGATGGCATCCATAGACGATTTCCGGAGAGAACTCCGGTAAGCGATATTTTGCTGGTTGCATTTTGTCGAACCTTAATCGAATGGTCTAATGCGGCATTCAACCATCAATCCATGTCTTTCAAAGAATCCGGTCCTTCACTTTTTGATTATGAAAACCGTTCGGTTTTACTGGAGAATTATTTAAACCTGACGGATAGAATAATTGAATCGGCAGCGTCTTACATCCCTGGTCGGGTTCAATCACGTTTGGCGGATTCGAGAGTTGTTCATAGAACGCAAGGGCGTTTGTATGATTGTGTGATTACTTCGCCACCATATCCAAACCGAATGAGTTATATCAGAGAACTACGGCCTTATATGTATTGGCTTGGCTATCTGAAAGAGGCGAAAGAAGCAGGTGAACTGGATTGGCAAGCGATAGGGGGGACTTGGGGCATTGCGACCAGTAGATTGGCGAAGTGGCAGCCAGAGGGTGAAGCGATTCGCCACGCAGGGTTTTATCTGATGATTGACAAAATTGCTGAAAATAGCCCTTTATTAGCTAACTATGTTCACAAGTATTTTGTAGATGTTGTCACCCACCTTCATTCTGTGAAGCAAATTCTTAGACCCGGTGGCAAAATATTTTATGTGATTGGCAATTCTAAATTTTACGATACGCTCGTGCCGGTCGAAAAAATCTATGCTGATATTTTAAGACAGCTTGAATTTGATAAGATTGAAATTGAGGCATTGCGAAAGAGAAATTCTAAAAAGGAACTTGTAGAATTTCTAGTTTCCGCAGAGAAATTATGA
- the purF gene encoding amidophosphoribosyltransferase: MLDKFKEECGVFGIFNHEEAARLTYLGLYSLQHRGQESAGIVSADDKRLYACRGMGHVHEIFGEAQLSTLPGNSSIGHVRYSTAGSVSLLEAQPFLVDGYRGQIALCHNGNLPYANEVRRELEMDGAIFSSTSDTEVVLHKIARSKAPNLISAILDVFQHIEGAYSMLFLTKESLIAVRDPRGFRPLCLGKLDGSYVLASETCAFDLIGATYERDVEPGEIVVINHAGIESYFLPQEAKPAHCIFEHVYFSRPDSLVFGISVNKTRHKMGRQLAVECPADADIVVPVPDSGVAAAVGYASQSGLKFRFGLVRNHYVGRTFIEPKQSIRHFGVKIKLNPVRDLIEGRRVVLIDDSIVRGTTSKKIVQMVRSAGAREVHVRISCPPTIAPCFYGVDTPTREELIASNKSIEEIAKFIDADSLGYLSIGGLLAACDDPEGQRFCTACYTNNYPIPVTASARTKTEREEGALQPDAIWPRS, from the coding sequence ATGTTAGATAAATTTAAAGAAGAATGCGGGGTATTTGGCATCTTCAATCACGAAGAAGCCGCGCGACTAACTTATTTAGGTCTCTATTCTCTACAGCATCGCGGACAGGAATCAGCAGGCATTGTTTCCGCCGATGACAAACGACTATACGCCTGTCGCGGAATGGGACACGTTCATGAAATTTTCGGCGAAGCGCAACTCTCCACCCTTCCCGGAAACTCAAGCATCGGCCATGTCCGCTATTCAACTGCCGGAAGCGTCAGTCTGCTTGAAGCTCAACCCTTTTTAGTCGATGGCTATCGCGGACAAATCGCCCTCTGTCACAATGGCAACTTGCCATATGCCAACGAAGTGCGGCGCGAACTCGAAATGGACGGCGCAATCTTCTCTTCGACATCGGATACCGAAGTCGTGCTGCATAAAATCGCCCGCTCGAAAGCGCCCAATTTAATCAGCGCGATTTTGGATGTTTTTCAGCACATCGAAGGCGCGTATTCGATGCTCTTTTTAACCAAAGAGAGTTTGATTGCGGTGCGCGACCCGCGCGGCTTTCGCCCACTCTGTTTAGGCAAGTTGGATGGCTCGTATGTGTTGGCATCGGAAACCTGCGCTTTTGATTTGATTGGCGCAACCTATGAACGCGATGTTGAACCGGGCGAAATAGTCGTCATCAACCACGCGGGAATCGAATCGTATTTTTTACCGCAAGAGGCGAAACCCGCGCACTGCATTTTTGAACACGTCTATTTTTCGCGTCCCGATTCACTGGTATTCGGCATTTCGGTAAATAAAACCCGTCACAAAATGGGCAGGCAACTTGCCGTTGAATGTCCCGCCGATGCCGACATTGTGGTTCCGGTGCCGGATTCCGGGGTCGCGGCGGCTGTCGGTTATGCTTCGCAGTCGGGTTTGAAATTCCGCTTCGGACTGGTGCGCAACCATTATGTCGGGCGCACCTTTATTGAACCCAAACAATCGATTCGCCATTTCGGCGTAAAAATCAAACTCAATCCGGTTCGCGATTTGATTGAAGGTCGCCGGGTGGTGTTGATTGATGATTCGATTGTGCGCGGCACCACTTCCAAAAAAATTGTGCAGATGGTGCGCAGCGCGGGGGCGCGTGAAGTTCACGTTCGCATCAGTTGTCCGCCGACGATTGCGCCGTGTTTTTACGGCGTCGATACGCCGACCCGCGAAGAGCTAATCGCCTCGAACAAATCCATCGAAGAGATTGCCAAATTCATTGACGCGGATAGTTTGGGGTATTTGAGCATCGGCGGCTTGCTGGCTGCCTGTGACGACCCTGAAGGTCAACGATTCTGCACAGCCTGTTACACGAATAACTATCCGATTCCTGTGACCGCAAGCGCCCGCACCAAAACCGAAAGGGAAGAAGGGGCTTTGCAACCGGATGCCATTTGGCCGCGCTCTTGA
- a CDS encoding polysaccharide deacetylase family protein, producing the protein MNRRQFAKAITAGVAALGFNPQVFSFHSVRPQVAITIDDFGLDEVSKAEAEARNAKVLSVLHQHKIKAAGFVCGRRVDNENGKMILQAWDAENHLIANHTYSHWYFHRRSVEEFSQDILRCEALIKDYKNFTKRFRFPMLKEGDTVERRDGLRAFLKSQGYQQGYVTIDASDWYVDQRLRERLKQNPQADVIGYKNFYLSHIWDRASFYDQLAKKVLKRQVKHTLLIHHNVLNARFLSEMLAMFKQKGWQLIDAEEAFADPLFAVEPNNLPAGEGIIWALAKATGKFDKLLRYPAEDSEYEKPLMDKLGL; encoded by the coding sequence ATGAATCGAAGACAATTTGCTAAAGCCATCACTGCGGGGGTTGCCGCTTTGGGTTTCAACCCGCAGGTTTTTTCATTTCATTCTGTGCGTCCGCAAGTTGCCATCACTATTGATGATTTCGGTCTTGATGAGGTTTCAAAAGCGGAAGCCGAAGCGCGCAATGCGAAAGTTTTGAGCGTACTTCATCAACATAAAATCAAAGCCGCAGGATTTGTTTGCGGGCGGCGTGTCGATAACGAAAACGGCAAAATGATTTTGCAAGCGTGGGACGCTGAAAATCATCTGATTGCCAATCACACCTATTCGCACTGGTATTTTCATCGTCGCAGCGTCGAAGAATTCTCGCAGGATATTTTGCGTTGCGAAGCTTTAATTAAAGATTACAAGAATTTCACCAAACGGTTTCGCTTCCCGATGCTCAAGGAAGGCGACACCGTCGAACGCCGTGATGGGTTGCGGGCATTTTTGAAATCGCAAGGTTATCAACAAGGCTACGTCACCATTGATGCATCGGATTGGTATGTTGACCAGCGGTTGCGCGAACGGTTGAAGCAAAATCCGCAAGCCGATGTGATCGGATATAAAAATTTTTACTTGAGTCACATCTGGGATCGGGCAAGTTTTTATGACCAACTGGCAAAGAAAGTTTTAAAACGTCAGGTCAAACATACGCTGCTGATTCATCACAATGTTTTAAATGCGCGATTTCTGAGCGAAATGCTCGCGATGTTTAAACAAAAAGGCTGGCAGTTGATTGATGCCGAAGAAGCTTTCGCTGATCCGCTATTCGCGGTTGAACCGAATAACTTACCGGCGGGCGAAGGTATCATTTGGGCACTCGCGAAAGCCACCGGCAAATTCGATAAACTGTTACGCTATCCGGCAGAAGATAGCGAATATGAAAAACCGTTGATGGATAAACTCGGGTTGTAA
- a CDS encoding ComEC/Rec2 family competence protein, translated as MKINRKTIAIVGLLALVALFFYQRCAKKPTPEPQPGPVTGKLVVRFLDIGQGDAQLLQLPGGETILIDSGDRGKPTTELLKQFGVSEIDLIIATHPHADHIGEMRDVMRAFKVKEFWDAGFTKNATKTYTEMLSEIKQQGIKFAAPKRGETRKFGDVLLEVLNPSTTIAEDDTNNSSIVARVTFGAKRFLFTGDAEVGAWKQMIETEKEKLRADVLKAAHHGSSNGTTREVLDVVRPAIFTISCAVANDYHHPHPRVVSLLQRERNIQVFRTDLQGTITAICDGENIEMSSEKPVEAARLYMTGDEVAGKASSGDEGGSMNSGGRGRRSK; from the coding sequence ATGAAAATCAATCGGAAAACCATTGCGATAGTCGGGTTGTTGGCGCTCGTGGCGCTGTTTTTTTATCAACGGTGCGCGAAAAAGCCGACCCCGGAACCGCAACCAGGTCCTGTAACCGGCAAACTCGTTGTGCGATTTTTAGACATCGGACAAGGCGACGCGCAGCTTTTGCAATTGCCCGGTGGCGAAACCATTCTGATTGATTCCGGCGACAGAGGAAAACCGACGACTGAACTGCTCAAACAATTCGGCGTCAGTGAAATCGATTTAATCATTGCCACGCATCCGCACGCCGACCACATCGGCGAAATGCGCGATGTCATGCGGGCTTTTAAAGTGAAAGAGTTCTGGGATGCCGGATTTACCAAAAACGCTACCAAAACCTATACCGAAATGCTTTCCGAAATAAAGCAGCAGGGGATTAAATTCGCTGCGCCGAAACGCGGCGAAACCCGTAAATTCGGCGACGTTTTGCTGGAAGTTTTAAACCCTTCGACAACGATTGCCGAAGATGATACCAATAACTCTTCAATCGTCGCGCGTGTCACTTTCGGTGCAAAGCGTTTTTTATTTACCGGCGATGCAGAGGTCGGCGCGTGGAAACAGATGATTGAAACGGAGAAAGAAAAACTGCGCGCCGATGTGTTGAAAGCCGCGCATCACGGCAGTTCCAACGGCACGACCAGAGAGGTGCTCGACGTTGTGCGCCCTGCGATTTTTACCATCAGTTGCGCGGTCGCCAATGATTATCATCACCCGCATCCGCGAGTGGTTAGCCTTTTGCAACGTGAGCGCAACATTCAGGTTTTTCGCACCGATTTGCAGGGGACGATAACCGCGATTTGCGATGGCGAAAACATTGAAATGAGCAGCGAAAAACCGGTCGAGGCGGCGCGACTCTATATGACCGGCGATGAAGTTGCGGGAAAAGCTTCGAGTGGGGATGAAGGCGGCAGCATGAATTCCGGCGGGCGCGGCAGGAGGAGCAAATGA
- a CDS encoding zinc-ribbon domain-containing protein — MMICTRCGNELEENARFCNKCGAPSPAFNDISNEDAPTLNLPKPTAPQPLESRPTQQMTPGQTGSGLPTGPAYIPPDSPPKQEPDYPPSFLYQQPTGPQPPPPVGYGQPYQQPNYYQPAPGYLQPAGVTPQPPPIARTISLGDWLSYGWRVYSENWFVMSLATLLVMVIGIGTIGILAGPMVMGLFRMAFKTMKGERPEIADLFNWEGKFLQAFLAFIIYAAIYGSIQGVGGRSGALSAILSFLIGPFLTMLISFSFPMLLEGRKDIAAAINDIGKRIFTRDALMWWIVGLVFGLIAWSGSLACGIGIFVTVPWIVSAAAVAYSNIWGIDDPNRTNA; from the coding sequence ATGATGATTTGTACGAGATGCGGAAACGAGTTGGAAGAGAATGCCAGGTTTTGTAATAAGTGTGGTGCGCCTTCGCCAGCCTTTAATGATATTTCAAACGAAGATGCGCCGACTTTGAATCTGCCGAAACCGACGGCTCCGCAACCGTTGGAATCGCGACCGACGCAACAGATGACACCCGGTCAAACGGGTTCGGGATTGCCAACCGGCCCGGCTTATATTCCGCCTGATTCGCCACCCAAACAGGAGCCTGATTACCCGCCATCTTTTCTGTACCAGCAACCCACAGGACCACAACCACCGCCGCCAGTCGGTTACGGGCAACCTTACCAGCAACCCAATTATTACCAACCGGCACCCGGTTATTTACAACCCGCAGGGGTCACGCCGCAACCGCCGCCGATTGCCCGCACCATTTCACTTGGCGATTGGCTGTCTTATGGATGGCGGGTGTATTCGGAAAACTGGTTTGTGATGTCACTTGCCACGCTGTTGGTTATGGTCATCGGCATTGGCACGATTGGCATACTTGCGGGGCCGATGGTGATGGGACTGTTTCGCATGGCTTTTAAAACCATGAAAGGCGAACGCCCGGAAATTGCCGACCTGTTTAACTGGGAAGGGAAATTTTTACAGGCATTTTTAGCGTTCATTATTTACGCGGCAATTTACGGCAGCATTCAAGGCGTCGGCGGCAGAAGCGGCGCGTTGTCAGCGATTTTAAGTTTTCTGATTGGCCCGTTTTTAACTATGCTCATCAGTTTCAGTTTCCCCATGCTGCTTGAAGGTCGAAAAGATATTGCCGCAGCCATCAATGACATTGGCAAACGGATTTTTACCAGAGATGCGTTGATGTGGTGGATTGTCGGGTTGGTTTTCGGATTGATTGCCTGGAGCGGTTCGCTCGCCTGTGGCATCGGCATCTTTGTCACGGTGCCCTGGATTGTCAGCGCCGCGGCTGTCGCTTACAGCAACATCTGGGGCATCGATGACCCCAATCGCACCAACGCTTGA